In the genome of Candidatus Phytoplasma solani, the window AAATTAGAACAAATAGCTTCTTTAAATCAAAAAGAAGCGCAAAAAATTATTATGGATGAAGTTAGAAATAAAACTGCTAACGAAATTTTTGCATATATTAAAAAAGAAGAAGAAAAGGCTAAATTAGAAGTTTCTAAAAAAGCTAAAATGCTTTTGATTTTAGCGATGCAAAAGTATTCTGCTGATACCACAGGAGAAAAAAACATTAGCGTGATTGATATTCCTAATGAAGAAATGAAAGGTCGCATTATCGGTCGTCAAGGCAGAAATATTAAAGCTTTAGAAATTTTAACCGGAGTAGATTTAATTATTGATGATTCCCCTTTGACAGTAGTTTTAAGTAGTTTTAACCCTATTAGAAGAGAAATTGCTAAAAAAACTTTAGAATTGCTAGTTTTAGATGGCAGAATTCATCCTTCTCATATTGAAAAAGCCTTAGAACAATCAATTATAGAGGTTGATAATTTTATTAAAGAATTAGGTGAAGAAGCTGTTTTTATTACTAAAATTGGCGAAGTTCATCCTGATTTAATTAAACTTTTAGGAAAATTACATTTTCGATTAAGTTATAGTCAAAATGTTTTAAAACATTCTTTGGAAGTAGCTTTTTTAGCGGGTAAACTAGCTTCAGAAATTGGTGAAAATGAAATTTTAGCAAGGAGAGCAGGTCTTTTTCATGATATCGGAAAGGCTTTGGACCACGAAACAGAAGGTAGTCACGTTGAAATTGGGATCGCTTTAGCTCATAAATATAAAGAAAAAAAAGAAGTAATTGACGCTATTGCTTCTCACCATGAAGATCAATTAGCTCAAACTACAATTGGTGTTTTAGTTGCTATTGCAGATACTCTTAGCGCAGCAAGGCCTGGAGCCAGAAAAGAATCAATAGAAAATTATATTCAAAGATTAACTAAATTAGAAAACATTGCAAATTCCATTAAAGGGGTAGCTCATTCTTATGCTATTCAAGCTGGTCGTGAAATTAGAGTTATTGTTAAACCAGACACAATAAATGATTATTTTATGTCTCCAATTGCAAGAATTATTAAAGAAAAAATAGAAAAAGACATTATTTACAATGGATTTATTAAAGTTACCGTTATAAGAGAAACAAGAGTTATTGAGGTAGCTAAATTCTAGCAAATTAGGGGAATTATTATGAAAATAATGTTTATTGGAGATATTTATGGTAAACCAGGGATTGATTATTTTACAGAAAAAATGGTTTTTTTGAAAAAAACTTACCAACCAAATTTTATTATTGCTAATGCAGAAAATGCTCACAATGGAAAAGGTTTAAGTTATAAAGTTTATCAAAAATTACA includes:
- the rny gene encoding ribonuclease Y, which codes for MGVDCNDCSNMVLLSVVFFSLGISIGYLFYSFFNRKKLDQEQNKFKKQVKEKLEKLEKYEKELIRNAKIEIFSLRKKMEHDLHERTNIIVNLEEKNNRREELFNNRTENLNRREQYLDEKQQTINHTKKIIEMQIKEQEIILQNQKIKLEQIASLNQKEAQKIIMDEVRNKTANEIFAYIKKEEEKAKLEVSKKAKMLLILAMQKYSADTTGEKNISVIDIPNEEMKGRIIGRQGRNIKALEILTGVDLIIDDSPLTVVLSSFNPIRREIAKKTLELLVLDGRIHPSHIEKALEQSIIEVDNFIKELGEEAVFITKIGEVHPDLIKLLGKLHFRLSYSQNVLKHSLEVAFLAGKLASEIGENEILARRAGLFHDIGKALDHETEGSHVEIGIALAHKYKEKKEVIDAIASHHEDQLAQTTIGVLVAIADTLSAARPGARKESIENYIQRLTKLENIANSIKGVAHSYAIQAGREIRVIVKPDTINDYFMSPIARIIKEKIEKDIIYNGFIKVTVIRETRVIEVAKF